In the Sulfobacillus thermosulfidooxidans DSM 9293 genome, TCTTAAGCCCAATACCAGAAGATTGTTGCGAGATATTTGAGACGATGATTGAGACAATTCTGAGACACGGACTAGATCTTTTTGAATTATTGTAAAGTTGCTTCGCTAAGAAAATGACTCTTCATCACTAACTCTAGGGAATAGGAGGTGTCATACCGTGATAGAGCCATCTTCAACTTTGATGACCAATATGCCCCAAATCTCCATGATAGGGCGCTACAAAGAATGGAATGCGCTCAACACCTTAACAGATTTCTCTCACCCCAAACGTCCTATTGTTTATCTCTGGGGGCCTCCCGGCTCCGGAAAATCGCATGTCGCCGAACAATTCTTCGAACACCAGCGTCTAACCGGGCAGCATGCCCTCTATTCGCAGGCTCGTTTAATCGGCCCCGATGACAAAGACATCACCAGCTATTTGCAACAAGTGTTTGAGATCGAACCCTCCGAAAAGAAATTTGATTGGTCTCGATTGGCTTTTAAAGCACGAGACTTGATTTGGATTATCGATGACTATGATGCATGGCGGCGTCATCACGCCTGGTTTTGGACCGTGTTAACCGATATGCGCCATTTCGGTGCCGGCATTGTCTTAACAGGCAAAGAGTCTCCACGCAGGCTTTGGGCGGGTCAATCGGATAATGTGGTCGAAACTCTTCCTTTACCAGATTTTGATAAGGAAACCATTACGCAGATTTGCCGCCAGTTTGAATTACATGATCCTGAGTTCGTATCAGAAGCCATTGCCATTTCCCGAGGACGCCCCCGACTCTTATATGCCATTGCCCAAGGTATTAAATCGGTCAAGGATATGCTTCCCCCTAGCACGCATTTAAACGCCAATCTTTTTCACACCCAGATGCCGATGTTTTTGATTGAACAGGTGTGTCATCCTGGCTCACGTCGCATGAAATGGCGCGCAGGTCAAGGGACAAATCAATCCCTAGATTTACTCATGGCGGCCGCATCACTGACTCCTATCTTTACGCGTGACCTACTGAGTCAATTAGTCGGGCCTGCCACGGTCAATGAATCATGGGACGCCTTCACGAACTCGCCTTTTCTCGATGTCTTTCACGGGGGATATTTTGGTTTATATCCCGGTCTCAGGCAACGCGTTCGACAAGCGACACAACAGGCACGCCCCTGGATCTGGGAACAATGGACCAGGAAAACGGCGCAATACTTTATCCACCTCATTAAGAGCACAGAACACTCTTTTCCCTTTGCCTGGGAACAGGTCGTAGGTCTTATTCGCTGGAAATTTGGCCACTCAGCTTTTCAAGTTGATGAATGGCAAGGACAACAATGGCGGGTAATTCATGACTTGTTGTCGGGCGTTCCCGGTGATAACGAAACCTTTTCCGTCTTTGACGATGAAGAAAGATGTTTAGGAACCATGACCATTCGCCGCGACAAGACCGTCCCCAGGATCATCATTACGGATCTTGTTAGCCATGCGAGTAATCTAGCCGTCATGTTCATGTTGTTCAGTCATGTCATCAAACAATCGAGTGGCTATGGGCAAATAATGTGGGCGTTAACACCCGAGCATCCCATGACCGCAGCTTTTCTTGACCTTTTGCATTATCTCGGTTTCATCGACCAATTAGATGGGTCCAAGATTCTCGACTTTAATAACGTGGATTTAGTCATGTGGCTGACTCAGATTCTACGCTCACCGCAAGGAGATTCAATAGACAATCCCGTGCAAGCGGTTCAGAATGCCTTGCAGGTTT is a window encoding:
- a CDS encoding ATP-binding protein, whose translation is MIEPSSTLMTNMPQISMIGRYKEWNALNTLTDFSHPKRPIVYLWGPPGSGKSHVAEQFFEHQRLTGQHALYSQARLIGPDDKDITSYLQQVFEIEPSEKKFDWSRLAFKARDLIWIIDDYDAWRRHHAWFWTVLTDMRHFGAGIVLTGKESPRRLWAGQSDNVVETLPLPDFDKETITQICRQFELHDPEFVSEAIAISRGRPRLLYAIAQGIKSVKDMLPPSTHLNANLFHTQMPMFLIEQVCHPGSRRMKWRAGQGTNQSLDLLMAAASLTPIFTRDLLSQLVGPATVNESWDAFTNSPFLDVFHGGYFGLYPGLRQRVRQATQQARPWIWEQWTRKTAQYFIHLIKSTEHSFPFAWEQVVGLIRWKFGHSAFQVDEWQGQQWRVIHDLLSGVPGDNETFSVFDDEERCLGTMTIRRDKTVPRIIITDLVSHASNLAVMFMLFSHVIKQSSGYGQIMWALTPEHPMTAAFLDLLHYLGFIDQLDGSKILDFNNVDLVMWLTQILRSPQGDSIDNPVQAVQNALQVLSSDSELHQTELSRYWRSISHKGTVRSWFLDALSSADLGPSIGGRTLLALYYLKKQGTHEELAEQLHLSRATYFRNHRTALEKLSAALFH